The segment GCTCCGGATTCAGGCGTTTCAGGTCGGCAAAGAAGTCTTTGACTGGAATACGGACTTTAACCGGCGGGGCAATGCGTGTAAGTTTTCGGTAATTCTCTACAAACTCCAGCAGACCTTTGCTACGACGGCGGATGATGTTCAAGCCTTGTTGCAGATGCTGGCGGTTCCGGGTTTCTTCCGGAGACTCTTTACATCGTTCGCTTAAGGTCTCGGCCAACGAGATAATGGGTGTAATGGAATTCATGATTTCATGCGTAAGAACGCGGATCAGCTTTTGCCAGGCTTCCATCTCGTTCCGTTCCAAAGTCGCGTGGATGTTCTTTAAACTGACAATCCATCGTTCGCATCCTTGCAGAAAAATACGGGTCATGTTAATAGATAAGTCTAAAGGAAGGTTTTGCCGGGTGTAACGGACTACCGGCAATTTCTTCCGGATTGCCGTCAGAATCTCATCAGGCAAGAAAGGCGAAGATGCCAATAACGTATCCGCAGCCCGATTCGTCCAGTCTATCTTCCCTTGTTTATCGGCAACGAGGACGGCGGTATCGACTTTGTTCAATAAGCTTTCGTAATATTGTCTTTTTACTTCTTCATTCAGCAATTGCTGGCGCAATGAACGAAGGGCGGCCGATAAATCGGTCGCCAGTTCCTGCATGGCTTTGTCTTTAAACGGGGCGTGAACCATTTGGGTTAAGTCGTGTTGCAACAGACAATCGACCAGATAACGCCAGGACTTCACCTGCCGCATCTGCAGGATATAAAGCCGGATACTGATGCTCACGATAGCCAATACGCTGAATACGCTGCAAAAGAACCATTCCTGCAGCAGACTGTAGGCAAGGAACAGAGCCGAAAGGATAATTCCGGCGATGTGGAGCGCGATTGTCAGCGTATAGGTTTTCATAAGCCTAACTTTTCGATTTTACGGTAAAGGGAGAAACGGGTGATTCCCAATAACTCGGCGGCATAGGTCATATTACCGTTGCTTTGCCGCAAGGCACGTTCGATGGTCTTTCGTTCTACCTGTTCCAGATTCAGGTCGTTGTCTTCGGGTTGTTTCCGCTCATGTGCTGCCGGATACAACGGAAAATCGTTCGGACGCAACAGGCTGCTTTCGTTGAGGATTACGGCGCGTTCCAATACGTGCTGTAACTCGCGTACGTTGCCCGGCCATTTGTATTTCATCAACTTGGCACTGGCATCCCGGCTGAAGCCTTTGATCTCTTTCTTGTATTTCCGGTTATAATGTTTCAGGAAATGCTCGGCCAATAACAGAATATCTTCACCCCGTTCGCGCAGCGGCGGAATGATCAGTTCGATGGTATTGATACGATAGAGCAAGTCCTGACGGAAATTCCCCTCGGCTACCAGTTGATGCAGGTTGGCATTGGTGGCACAAATCAGACGGACATCGATGGGAATCGGTTCGACAGCTCCCAAACGTGTGATGTAACGCTTCTCAATTGCCGTCAGGAGTTTCGCTTGCATCGGCAGAGACAGATTACCGATTTCATCGAGAAACAACGTACCGCCGGAAGCCGTTTCCATCCGTCCGGGTTTCGACTTGCGAGCATCGGTAAACGCTCCTTTCTCGTATCCGAACAGTTCACTCTCGAAGAGTTGTTCCGGAATGCTGCCCAGATCGATGGTAATGAAGGCATCGTCGCGCCGGGGAGAATAATATTTCAGTAACCGGGCCACCAGGTCTTTTCCCGTTCCGTTCTCGCCCGAGATGAGGATATTCGCATCCGTTTCAGAAAGGCGGGTAATTGTTTCTTTCACTTTCTGCATGGCCGGCGATTCACCGATCAGTTCCGGCAGATCTGGCTCTCCTTTCAAGGCATTCATTTGTGCCTGGAGGCGACCTACTTCTTTACGGGAATGGCTCAATTTGATAGCAGAAGAAAGCGTCGCCAATAACTTCTCTGTTTCCCAGGGCTTGGATACAAAGTCGGTCGCTCCGGCTTTAATCGCCCTGACGGCCTTTTCCGTATCCGAATAAGCCGTCATGAAAATGACAACCGCCTGCGGATCGATGTTCAGGATTTGTTCGAGGCATTCAAAACCTTCCTGTCCGCTTACGGCATCACGCCTGAAGTTCATATCCAGCAAAACCACATCCGGCTGGAATGTCCGCATAAAGTGTTCGATACGCGCAGGCTGTGTGGTTACTTTGATCTTCTGCATATACGGTTCGAGCAGCATATTCAAAGCAAACAGAACATCTTCGTTATCGTCGATAATCAATATTTTCCCTTTTTCTTCCATACAGGCAAAGATACAAGGAATACAAATACCTTGTGCGTGCGTTCCCGCACGTTTTTTGTGCAGAATCGCACGGAAAGAAAAAGGATTTTATCGATTAAATCCTTAGAATTTTGCCGAAATTTGTGGGTGTAACCGCAAAATTCGGGTAAAATTTGTGGTTAGAAACACTTTTTCTTCTATTTTTGTGGAAAAGCGATACGATGATAAAGCGGATTATTGAAGATAAGATTCTGGCAGACTTCAGGCGGAAGAAAGTTATTGTTCTGCTGGGAGCCAGACAGGTAGGCAAGACAACATTGTTGTCGGCCATAGAAGGAGGATTCAGAAAAATCCTGTCTTTGAATTGTGATAACGTGGATGATGTACTGGAACTGGAAGGGAAAACATCTACGGAGTTAAATCATTTGTTATCACCCTACGATTTAGTCCTGATAGATGAAGCGCAACGTGTCAGGAATATTGGATTGGTTTTGAAGATCATTGGAGACTTGAAACTGGATACGCAGGTGATAGTTACCGGTTCTTCCTCGTTGGATATGGCAAATGAAATCAATGAACCGGCAACTGGGCGTTTGTTGGAACATAATCTGTATCCGTTTTCTTTATCGGAATTGGCAGATGCGACTTCGGAAAGAGAAGAAAGACGATTGTTGGAGAACCGGATGATTTACGGATTATATCCGGAAGTGGTCAATGAACCGGCAGATGCTAAGCGGACTTTGATGTCGCTAACCAATAACTATCTCTATAAAGACTTATTTACGTACAAAGGAATCAAGAAACCGGATTTGATTCAGAAACTGGTACGGGCTTTGGCTTTGCAATTAGGAAGTGAAGTCTCCTATAATGAATTAAGTAATTTATTGGGAGTGGACAGAAGTACGGTTGAATCTTATATCAATTTATTGGAGAAATGCTTTGTCGTGTTTCGTCTGGATTCATTTAGCCGGAATATTCGGAATGAGATAAAGAAAGGGAAAAAAGTCTATTTCTATGATAATGGCATACGCAATGCAGTAATCTCAAATTTCGCTCCTTTGGAGTTACGAACGGATGTCGGAGCTTTATGGGAAAACCTGATGGTAAGTGAGCGGGTGAAACGAAATGCTTATACATCGAGTTTTGCCAATTTATATTTCTGGAGAACCCATGAACAGCAGGAAATAGATTTGATTGAAGAAGAAGATGGTATTTTACGGGCATATGAGTTTAAATGGAACACAAAAGCCAAGGCGAAAATGCCCAAATCATTTGCTGAGAATTATCAGAATTCTATTTATGAAGTAATCACTCCAGATCATTTCTGGTCCTTTCTTCGATAATTTCTATACTATCCATAGGCCTTCTCCGTGCGTTCCCGCACGTTTTTTGTGCAGAATCGCACGGAGTTAATTCTCTCCTTTTTCTATATATCGCTATCATATAATAGGTTACGGGTATGGCACGATATTTGAATTTGTGTTTGTGATAAATCGTGTCTATATGAAACTCTATCGGACTATACTTTTATTAAGTGGAAGCCTGTGGCTGACTTTAACAAGTATTGCTCAAGCCCAACATCAATTGACATTGAAGCAGTCGATTGAATTGGCACAAGCTTATTCTCCGGAAGCGCAGGCGGCTGCACATACTTATCGGGCTGCTTATTGGAGTTACCGCTACTTTCGGGCCAATTATCTGCCGGGAGTCAGCTTGACTTCTTCGCCTTATCTGAACCGGCAGATTAATAAGGTAACACAACCCGACGGAACCGAACAGTTTATCCGGCAGAACCAGTTGAGTACGGACCTGACTCTCTCGATCAGTCAGAATATTTGGTTTACGGGTGGTAGCTTGTTTATACAGACAGCTACACAGCGGATGGATGAACTGACGACAAAAACGAAGGCTTATAATACGCAACCGATTACCATTGGTTACCGTCAGTCGCTTTTCGGTTATAATTCGTTGAAGTGGGACCGGCGTATTGAACCGGTACGTTTTCGGGAAGCCAAGAAAAGCTATGCGGAAACTTTGGAGCTGATTGCCTCTAAAACATGTGATTTGTTTTTCAGTCTGGCAACGGCGCAGGCAAACCTGCAAATAGCCAAGTCTAATTATGCTTCGGCAGATACATTATACCGGTATGCAAAAGGTCGGTATGAGATCGGAAGCATATCGGAGAATGAGATGTTGCAGCTGGAAGTAAACCGGCTGAATGAAGAAACGAATGTGATGAAGGCTCAGATAGAAGTAGAAGACGCCGCCTTGACATTCCGTTCTTTTTTAGGTTTGCGGGAAGATGAGAATCTGGAAGTCCTTCCGAGTGTCGAAGATATTGTTGCGTTTGAAGTACCATTAGACCGGGCTTTGGAACTGGCGTATGCTTATAGTCCGGAAATGGAAACTTATGAACGGATGCGACTGGAGAGTAAAAGCAATCTGGCAGCAGCCCGGGCTGAACGGGGACTAAAGGCCGATTTGTATCTGCAGTTTGGTCTTTCACAGACCGGAGAAGAATTAAGGGCTTCCTATCGGAATCCGTTGAATCAGCAGTATGTGAGTCTTTCATTAGCCATTCCGATTCTGGATTGGGGACGTGGGAAAGGAAAAGTCCGCGTAGCAAAGTCTCAAATGGAGCTGGTTGATACGCAAGTGGGCCAAGCCATGACCGACTTCGAACTGAATGTCCGGAAGATGGTGCGACAGTTTAACTTGCAGGCGAAGCAAGTACAGGTAGCCCAGAAGACGGATGAAACGGCCCGTAAACGTTATGAAGTAGCCATGAAGTTATACCTGATGGGAAAGTCGTCTATCCTGGATTTGAATGCTGCCACAACCGAAAAGGATGCTGCCCAGCGTAATTATTTGTCGGCGATGAAAACCTATTGGACATTGTATTATGGGTTGCGTAGTATGACGCAATATGATTTCCAACAGAATTGCCCGTTAAGTGAAAATTTACCCGAAATATAAACGAAACTCTTATGGATATAAAACTAGAAAAGAAACCTTGGTACATACGTTACCGTTATTACTTGGCCGGAGCTTTCCTGGTATGCTGTGGCCTGATTTATGTGATTGTATTGGCTTCTGGTCCGAGACGGTTGCGGATTAACGCGGAACATATTCAGATAGAAGAAGTAAAACAAGCCGACTTTATGGAATATGTAGATGTAGAAGGCATTGTCCATCCGATTCTGACGATTATTGTCAATACGCGGGAAGCCGGAAATGTGGATCAGATCATCGGAGAAGAAGGCAGTTTGCTGAAGAAAGGCGATACGATTCTGACGCTGACGAATCCGAATTTGATGCGCGAGATAGAAGATCAGCAGGATGAATGGGAGAAACAACGGATTTCGTATCAGGAGAAAGCCCTGGAGATGGAACAGAAGAGTCTGACTTTAAAGCAACAGACGTTGGAAGCCGAGTATGAGTTGAACAAGATCCGGAAGAGTTTCTCGCTCGAAAAGGAAGAGTATGCGATGGGAATTCGCAGTAAAGCCCAGCTGGAAGTATCGGAAGATGAGTATCGATATAAGACGGAATCAACCCGCCTGAAGTTGAAAAGCCTTCAGAGTGATTCTTCCATGACAGTTATCCGAAAAGAGCTATTGCAAAACGATCGTGACCGGGAAGAAAAGAAATTGATACGAAGTCGGCAACGGATTGAGGATTTGGTAGTCCGCTCTCCGATAAACGGACAACTGAGTTTCGTGAAAGTAACGCCCGGACAACAGGTGGCTGCCGGAGAGAATATCGCGGAAGTCAAGGTGATGGACCAGTTTAAGATTCATACGTCCCTCAGTGAATATTATATAGATCGGGTTACTACCGGCTTGCCGGCTGCCATTACTTATCAGGGAAAACGCTATCCGTTGAAGATCAGTAAGGTGATTCCGGAGGTGAAAGATCGTCTCTTTGAAGTAGATTTGGTCTTTACTGGAGAAATGCCGGAGAATGTCCGACTGGGGAAAAGCTTTCGGGTACAAATCGAATTAGGACAACCCGAGCAGGCGTTAGTCGTTCCACGTGGAAACTTTTATCAGCAAACCGGTGGACAGTGGATTTATAAAGTCAATGCCGACAAGACGCGGGCTGTAAAAGTCCCGGTAACCATTGGCCGGCAGAATCCTCGTCAATATGAGATCACAGAAGGATTACAACCTGGCGACTTGGTCATTGTTTCCGGATACGATACCTTTGGTGAAGCGGAAGAGCTGGTGTTTTAGAAGTCTATGTTATTGATGATAGAAATATTAGATATATGATACAACATTACCTGAAAGTAGCAATCCGGAATCTGCTGAAGTATAAAGTGCAGACGGGAATTAGTATGCTGGGTTTGGCGGCAGGCTTTGTCTGCTTCGTCTTGTCTGCCTTTTGGATTCATTATGAGATGACTTACGATCAGTTCCGGAAAGATGCTGACCGACTTTATTTGGTGCGGGTGAATGATGGTTTCGCCGAAGGACGGATTACGTGGCGTGTGCCGGTTCCATTAGGGGCGTATCTGAAAGAACACTTTCCGGAGATAGAATCGTTTGCTCCTTTCTCTTCGTATGAATATCGGGTCAAGGTAGAAGGACGGTACGAACAAGCTTTCTTATCGTCGGCCGACAGTGCTTGGGTACAGATGATGGATGTCCAATTGGTGGATGGAAACCGGAACTTCATGCAGGAACGCTCCAAGGAAGTAGCTATTACGGAAGAAACCGCTAAGGCTTGGTTTGGCCATGAGAATCCGTTAGGAAAGGAATTGGAAATATGGACTGATGATAAAAGAATGATTGGCGCGATTGTTCGGGTGAATAACCGGCATACCAATTTCCCAATTGCTTTGATGGGTGATCCGCGGAAAGATCGGACATGGTGGAATCAGACTTGGAGGATGTTGGTAAAGGTGAAAGAAGGAACGGATATTCCGGCGTTGGAAGCCAAGATAAGCGAGAATCTGCCGTATGAACTGATACATCCAAATGAAGTACGGAATACCGGTATTGAACGTTTATATCTTACGCCTTTAACGGAATTGCGCTATGCGAAAGACTTCCGCAATCAAAGTGAAGGTGGCATTACCTTCCGGTACATCGTTTATTTCTCTGTAACCGGTTTGTTGGTGATTCTCTGTGCGCTGATGAATTATTTGACCTTGTTTATTAACCGGATGCAAGTCAGGAAACGGGAAATGATGCTTCGTCTCGTACATGGTGCGTCGATACAGTCGTTAGTCCGTTTGTTGGGTTTGGAGTTCTTGCTTCTGCTGATGGGTTCGTTCCTGATCGGGATGTTAGTTATGGAAATCCTTTTCCCGGCTTTCCTGGAGTTGACAGGAACGGATGCCGGTCGAACTTCCTTGTATGGAGAAGCTTTGCTCTTCCTGATACTTATTTCTGTTTTGCTGCTGGGTGTGGCAATCGGTGTGATTTATGGCATCCAACGTAGGCAGTTGCAGGGATCAGGAAATGGAGAGAGCGAACGTCGTTTCCGTACGTGGATCCGGAAAGGCAGTATTGTCTTCCAGCTTTTTATCTGTATGCTTTTTATGACGGGCACACAATGGATGAACCGTCAGTTGGATTATTTGCGCCAGCATGATTTAGGAATAGAGTTACACAACCGGGGTTATTTTGCCCTCGACAGGACAGAAAATACTTCACCTTTCGTTGAGAAGTTGAAACAACTACCGATGATTACCGAAGTCCTTCCGGCCGATTATCGTCCCTTGGTGTCGGATATAGGGACAGCCGTTGGGCAGATTCAACAATGGGAAGGATTAGAGCAGAAGCTGGATGTGCCGATACCCATCAATCTTTTTGTGGGAGATGAAACGTTGGCCCGCTTTTATGGGCTTACGCTTTTGGCTGGTGAATGGCTGAATGAATTTTCTGGCTATGGAGAGATTGTAATCAATGAATCGTTGGCTTGGCGCATGGGATATACACCGGAAGAAGTGATCGGAAAACATATAAACACCGGGATGCCGATTCCCAATCAAGTGATCAAAGGTGTGGTGAAAGATTTCCAATATAAGGCTCCGACCGAGCAAATGCCGAATACGGGATTTGTTATCGGGGATGAAATGGGATTGATGCTGTTGCAAAATGGTATCCTTTTCCGTTTCAAGGAAGGAACATGGGACGCTTGCCGCACGGCAATTGAACAGCTTTGCCGGAAAGAAGCTCCGGATAAAGAAATTAGGCTTGTCAATGAAGAAGAGTCCTATAATAAATACCTGCAATCCGAAGCCATGCTGGCCCGTTTGCTGGCATTCGCCTCGTTGGTTTGTATGTTGGTAGCTATCTTTGGCATCTATTCATTGGTGACGCTCACTTGCGAACAACGTCGTAAGGAAATAGCCATTCGGAAAGTCAACGGTGCTACGGTACGGAATATCCTTTCGCTATTCTATCGGGAATATATCGTGTTGTTACTGTTAGCGGCATTGCCGGCATTTCCGTTGGCTTATATCTTGGTTAAACATTGGATAGAAACCTACACGCGCCAGATGCCAATTCCGATTGCTCCGGCATTGGGCGTTTTTCTTGTCTTGTTATTGGTAGTCGGGTTGAGTATTAGTTGGCGTGTCTGGCGTGCCGCCCATGAGAATCCGGCGGAAGTCATCAAGCGGGAATAGCTCGACGATGCTTCTTCTGAAGAAAAAGCACCGTCAGACTACTCGGACGATACGTTTTCTGGAAAAAATGCCCTGTCAGACGCTCGGACGATGCTTCCTGAGCTGCGGAAGGTCTGTCGGAGTACTCGGACGATGCTTCCTGAGAAAAGGAAGGCCTGTCAGACACTCGGACAAAGCTTCCCGAACAGCGGAAGCATCGTCCGAGGATTTAGAAAAAGGAAAAAGAATTAAAAAATAGATACAATGAAAACACTGACGTATGCATGGCGTTTCTTGGCTCGGTCCAAGGCATATACGATAATCAATATCTTGGGATTGTCGTTCAGTTTGGCTTGTTGCCTGATTTTAATGAGGTATATCCATCGGGAACTGACGGTTGATACACATTGTGTGGACCGAAATGAGGTGTATGGTGTGATTGTTGACATGGAAGGTTCTCGGGGATTAAGCAGTTATTCGAACGGGAACGAGAAAGATAGTACCTATATTGATCCTCGTTTTATCGAGATGATCGGGAGCGCAATTACAATGCAAGACGATTATGTATTGTCGGGAAACCAACGTTTCCAGGCGAATGTGCTGGCAGTGGACAGTGGTTATCTTCAGTTGTTTCCATATCAGGTAGTTGAAGGAAAGTTGTCGTTGGATAATCCGCAGTCGGCTTACCTGATGGAAACTTTTGCCCGTAAACTGTTCGGAAAAGAAAATCCGGTGGGAAAAGTGCTTCGGTATAGTAACGGGAAGGATGTAACGGTGGCCGGTGTATTAGCCGAACCAACTTGTAAGACCTTGCTTCGATTTGATGTCTTGCTCTCTTCCTCTTTATCGGAACATTGGGAACGTATTCCGACCGAGTTTTATCGTTTTTCACCGGGCACGGATATGGCAGAAATCAATCGGATTGCTTCGATTCCCCGTTTTGTGAATCCTCAAATGAAAGATATAGATACGCGGCAGGAAACCTTTTCCTTTATCTCTTTGAAAGAGATTTATTGGGAAGAATCGATTATGAAATCACTCCGCGAAGATCAGATGTTCAGTTACGGAGTTCGTTCCTATTTGTATGTGATTGGCGGTATCTGCTTGTTGCTTTTCCTGACAGGTGTGATCAACTTCCTGAACTTGTATTTGGTTTCCTCTTTGAAGCGAGGAAAAGAATACAGGGTGAAACGAATCTTCGGGATTCATCCTCAAGGTCTGTTTGGGCAAATGTGGATAGAGAACTTGCTACTGGTCGGCATTGCTTTGTTCTTTGCCTGGTTATGGATGGAGATTACAACGCCCTGGATAGAACACTTATTAGCTTATCATTTTGTTTATACCATTTTCGATGTTCAGCTTTCGGTTGTGGTCTTGGTGTTCCTTCCATTATTGACGGCTGGTTATTCATATTTCAAGTATAGCCGGATGTCGCCGATTGTTTCGATTCAGTCTATCGGTCAAAGCAGCCGTTCGGTTCGGGTACGTATGGTATTTCTTTTTGTACAGTATCTGTTCTGTTTCTTACTCATTACTCTTTCTTTATATTTCAACCAACAATTGTCGTTGATGTTGCATACTGATCCGGGTATTCGGACAAAAGATATCATTCAAGCCAATTTGATATATGAGTCGCGCGACATGGCTATCTATCGAGATCCGGCAAAGATTCAGGAACGTGTAGATCGTATTAATCACATTGACCAGCAACTGAATGCTTGTCCGCATATCCAAGAATGGACAAATGGCTACGATTGGTTGCCGAATCCGGGATACAGCACTCTGTTTACGAACGAAGCAGGCCAGGTTCAGAATGTTCAGGTACATACGGTTTGTGTAGAATTCTTTCACCTGTTTGATATACAAGTTTTGGAAGGAGCTTTACCGGAAACAGATGATAAAACAGCTACTTATTTCGTTGCCAACCAAGCAGCAATGAAAGCTTTTGGGTTCGATAGTTGCGAGAATGCCCGGATAGCAGAAGACAGTAATGTGCGTGCTTCCAGAAAAGATCCGTGGATGCCCATTTGTGCGGTGGTAGAAGATACATATATGAGTCATGTGAGTGAAGGAATTAAGCCAACTGTTTATCGGGTGTTTGTAGGTTATGGCGGTGATTGTTATCAGATAGCTTGTGCTCCGGGCCATACGAAAGATGTATTGGATTATTTACGGAAGGTAGAACTTGATACTTATGGATCGGAAGACTTTGAATATTCGTTTCTCGAAGATGATATGCAGGCTCTTTACCGGCGAGACCGCCAGGTAGCACATATTTATACTGTCTTTGCCTTGGTAGCCATTGCGGTATCTTGTTTGGGTTTGTTTGGTTTATCTTTGTTTGATGTCCGACAGCGTTATCGTGAAATAGGTATCCGGAAAGTGAACGGTGCCCAACTGAAAGATATTTACCGCTTGTTATTCCGGAAATATATGTTCCTGTTGTTGGTATCCTTTGCCGTTTCGATACCGGTAGCCGTAGCTGTGATTATCCGTTATACCGAGAATTTCGCGGTTAAAGCGCCGCTGGGGGCAGGAATCTTCTTGTGGTCCTTACTGTTGGTATCGGTTATTTCGTTGGGAACACTGTTCTGGCAGATAAACCTGGCGGCACAGATTAATCCGGCGGATGTAGTGAAGCGGGAATAAGTTGGGATATATTCTTCCGTTTCCCAGGAGATAAAGTTGGAAAGAGTCGGAAGGAAAAGTTGGATTTATTTGACAAATTCTTTAGTTCACGGCGTGAACTAAGTAATCCACGACGTGAACTAAGTAATTCACGACGTGAAC is part of the Parabacteroides sp. AD58 genome and harbors:
- a CDS encoding sensor histidine kinase: MKTYTLTIALHIAGIILSALFLAYSLLQEWFFCSVFSVLAIVSISIRLYILQMRQVKSWRYLVDCLLQHDLTQMVHAPFKDKAMQELATDLSAALRSLRQQLLNEEVKRQYYESLLNKVDTAVLVADKQGKIDWTNRAADTLLASSPFLPDEILTAIRKKLPVVRYTRQNLPLDLSINMTRIFLQGCERWIVSLKNIHATLERNEMEAWQKLIRVLTHEIMNSITPIISLAETLSERCKESPEETRNRQHLQQGLNIIRRRSKGLLEFVENYRKLTRIAPPVKVRIPVKDFFADLKRLNPEPYIHFQLADESLEWEADRAQMEQVFLNLLKNAREACATVSEPNIQVRAESNGKERIFIIQDNGEGILPDVLERIFIPFFTTKPNGSGIGLSLCKQIITLHGGSISATSGNGQGSCFRILFP
- a CDS encoding ABC transporter permease — encoded protein: MIQHYLKVAIRNLLKYKVQTGISMLGLAAGFVCFVLSAFWIHYEMTYDQFRKDADRLYLVRVNDGFAEGRITWRVPVPLGAYLKEHFPEIESFAPFSSYEYRVKVEGRYEQAFLSSADSAWVQMMDVQLVDGNRNFMQERSKEVAITEETAKAWFGHENPLGKELEIWTDDKRMIGAIVRVNNRHTNFPIALMGDPRKDRTWWNQTWRMLVKVKEGTDIPALEAKISENLPYELIHPNEVRNTGIERLYLTPLTELRYAKDFRNQSEGGITFRYIVYFSVTGLLVILCALMNYLTLFINRMQVRKREMMLRLVHGASIQSLVRLLGLEFLLLLMGSFLIGMLVMEILFPAFLELTGTDAGRTSLYGEALLFLILISVLLLGVAIGVIYGIQRRQLQGSGNGESERRFRTWIRKGSIVFQLFICMLFMTGTQWMNRQLDYLRQHDLGIELHNRGYFALDRTENTSPFVEKLKQLPMITEVLPADYRPLVSDIGTAVGQIQQWEGLEQKLDVPIPINLFVGDETLARFYGLTLLAGEWLNEFSGYGEIVINESLAWRMGYTPEEVIGKHINTGMPIPNQVIKGVVKDFQYKAPTEQMPNTGFVIGDEMGLMLLQNGILFRFKEGTWDACRTAIEQLCRKEAPDKEIRLVNEEESYNKYLQSEAMLARLLAFASLVCMLVAIFGIYSLVTLTCEQRRKEIAIRKVNGATVRNILSLFYREYIVLLLLAALPAFPLAYILVKHWIETYTRQMPIPIAPALGVFLVLLLVVGLSISWRVWRAAHENPAEVIKRE
- a CDS encoding TolC family protein, which encodes MKLYRTILLLSGSLWLTLTSIAQAQHQLTLKQSIELAQAYSPEAQAAAHTYRAAYWSYRYFRANYLPGVSLTSSPYLNRQINKVTQPDGTEQFIRQNQLSTDLTLSISQNIWFTGGSLFIQTATQRMDELTTKTKAYNTQPITIGYRQSLFGYNSLKWDRRIEPVRFREAKKSYAETLELIASKTCDLFFSLATAQANLQIAKSNYASADTLYRYAKGRYEIGSISENEMLQLEVNRLNEETNVMKAQIEVEDAALTFRSFLGLREDENLEVLPSVEDIVAFEVPLDRALELAYAYSPEMETYERMRLESKSNLAAARAERGLKADLYLQFGLSQTGEELRASYRNPLNQQYVSLSLAIPILDWGRGKGKVRVAKSQMELVDTQVGQAMTDFELNVRKMVRQFNLQAKQVQVAQKTDETARKRYEVAMKLYLMGKSSILDLNAATTEKDAAQRNYLSAMKTYWTLYYGLRSMTQYDFQQNCPLSENLPEI
- a CDS encoding sigma-54-dependent transcriptional regulator, which translates into the protein MEEKGKILIIDDNEDVLFALNMLLEPYMQKIKVTTQPARIEHFMRTFQPDVVLLDMNFRRDAVSGQEGFECLEQILNIDPQAVVIFMTAYSDTEKAVRAIKAGATDFVSKPWETEKLLATLSSAIKLSHSRKEVGRLQAQMNALKGEPDLPELIGESPAMQKVKETITRLSETDANILISGENGTGKDLVARLLKYYSPRRDDAFITIDLGSIPEQLFESELFGYEKGAFTDARKSKPGRMETASGGTLFLDEIGNLSLPMQAKLLTAIEKRYITRLGAVEPIPIDVRLICATNANLHQLVAEGNFRQDLLYRINTIELIIPPLRERGEDILLLAEHFLKHYNRKYKKEIKGFSRDASAKLMKYKWPGNVRELQHVLERAVILNESSLLRPNDFPLYPAAHERKQPEDNDLNLEQVERKTIERALRQSNGNMTYAAELLGITRFSLYRKIEKLGL
- a CDS encoding ABC transporter permease; amino-acid sequence: MKTLTYAWRFLARSKAYTIINILGLSFSLACCLILMRYIHRELTVDTHCVDRNEVYGVIVDMEGSRGLSSYSNGNEKDSTYIDPRFIEMIGSAITMQDDYVLSGNQRFQANVLAVDSGYLQLFPYQVVEGKLSLDNPQSAYLMETFARKLFGKENPVGKVLRYSNGKDVTVAGVLAEPTCKTLLRFDVLLSSSLSEHWERIPTEFYRFSPGTDMAEINRIASIPRFVNPQMKDIDTRQETFSFISLKEIYWEESIMKSLREDQMFSYGVRSYLYVIGGICLLLFLTGVINFLNLYLVSSLKRGKEYRVKRIFGIHPQGLFGQMWIENLLLVGIALFFAWLWMEITTPWIEHLLAYHFVYTIFDVQLSVVVLVFLPLLTAGYSYFKYSRMSPIVSIQSIGQSSRSVRVRMVFLFVQYLFCFLLITLSLYFNQQLSLMLHTDPGIRTKDIIQANLIYESRDMAIYRDPAKIQERVDRINHIDQQLNACPHIQEWTNGYDWLPNPGYSTLFTNEAGQVQNVQVHTVCVEFFHLFDIQVLEGALPETDDKTATYFVANQAAMKAFGFDSCENARIAEDSNVRASRKDPWMPICAVVEDTYMSHVSEGIKPTVYRVFVGYGGDCYQIACAPGHTKDVLDYLRKVELDTYGSEDFEYSFLEDDMQALYRRDRQVAHIYTVFALVAIAVSCLGLFGLSLFDVRQRYREIGIRKVNGAQLKDIYRLLFRKYMFLLLVSFAVSIPVAVAVIIRYTENFAVKAPLGAGIFLWSLLLVSVISLGTLFWQINLAAQINPADVVKRE
- a CDS encoding ATP-binding protein translates to MIKRIIEDKILADFRRKKVIVLLGARQVGKTTLLSAIEGGFRKILSLNCDNVDDVLELEGKTSTELNHLLSPYDLVLIDEAQRVRNIGLVLKIIGDLKLDTQVIVTGSSSLDMANEINEPATGRLLEHNLYPFSLSELADATSEREERRLLENRMIYGLYPEVVNEPADAKRTLMSLTNNYLYKDLFTYKGIKKPDLIQKLVRALALQLGSEVSYNELSNLLGVDRSTVESYINLLEKCFVVFRLDSFSRNIRNEIKKGKKVYFYDNGIRNAVISNFAPLELRTDVGALWENLMVSERVKRNAYTSSFANLYFWRTHEQQEIDLIEEEDGILRAYEFKWNTKAKAKMPKSFAENYQNSIYEVITPDHFWSFLR
- a CDS encoding efflux RND transporter periplasmic adaptor subunit → MDIKLEKKPWYIRYRYYLAGAFLVCCGLIYVIVLASGPRRLRINAEHIQIEEVKQADFMEYVDVEGIVHPILTIIVNTREAGNVDQIIGEEGSLLKKGDTILTLTNPNLMREIEDQQDEWEKQRISYQEKALEMEQKSLTLKQQTLEAEYELNKIRKSFSLEKEEYAMGIRSKAQLEVSEDEYRYKTESTRLKLKSLQSDSSMTVIRKELLQNDRDREEKKLIRSRQRIEDLVVRSPINGQLSFVKVTPGQQVAAGENIAEVKVMDQFKIHTSLSEYYIDRVTTGLPAAITYQGKRYPLKISKVIPEVKDRLFEVDLVFTGEMPENVRLGKSFRVQIELGQPEQALVVPRGNFYQQTGGQWIYKVNADKTRAVKVPVTIGRQNPRQYEITEGLQPGDLVIVSGYDTFGEAEELVF